DNA sequence from the Caldisericum sp. genome:
CTCTGAGGATGCCTTTATTTCTTAAGCGTTCATAAGCTTTCTCAAGTCTATCTTGTGTAAAGTAGCGTTTTACTCCTCTAACGCAGATTGCGTCAGTTAGCGTTAAAAGTGCAACAGGTAAAGGATTGCCTAAAAATCCAGGTTGAAGGAGACCATATAAAACAGCCCATCGCCTCGCCATCTCTTTTGGGAACTTCAAAAGAAAGTAAAGATAGAGCACTCTGACTTCACAAGCGAGGTCTTGAAGGGAGGGAGGAATAAACATCTTAGCATATTTGGACTTGAGCTTTCTGAAGAAAGTCGCCTCCGCCTTCAAGACCTCTTTTAGGTTTTTAAAATCAACAAGATTGATGTCAAATTCCCGCATGATAGTTTGCCAAACCTCTTCAAAGGTCTTTTTATTTTTAGTATGTTCAATGAAAGTCAAAGTTATAGCCGTATAGACTACATCATGAAAAGCACTTAAAAACTGATTACCTAATTTCCACTTTTTCCCCATTATACTGTTTCTATCGTTATTCTACATCTTGGCGCTTTAACAGCATATTGCTGTTTAATTTCTTTTGGCACTTGATATTCAGTTTGCCAGTAGAGCTTCTGTTTAATAACAAATTTATCGACTACATAAAACTTCTCTGTTTCTTTTCTTTCCAACATTTCTACTTGCAAGTCTTTAGGGATAGCAAAAGCTTCTTTAATTTTTTCAGTCAATTCTTCATACCGCTTAGCATACTCTTCAAGCTCAGTTCTTTCTTTTAACATCATAAGAAGTTCATTATCTTCACGAAAGATAATTTTTTCAGCCCCTTTCATTTCAGTTAAGCACATGTGCTTATATGGACAAATAAGGCAAATGGAGAGCTCATCAGTATTAACTTTCCATAGAGGCTCAGGATAAGTTCTTTTTTCAACATGTTCATTAATTTTTTTAGCTTTCTCTAAAATCTCTAAAGCCCGCTCTTCGTCTAAAGACATATGAATTTCTTTCCAAGAACCATCAAAGCCTCTTAGAATGAAAATACCACTCTCTATTTTCTCACCTTGTTCTCGCATCATATAAAGGTATAAATTAAGCTGATGGTAATACCCTCTGTAATAAAACTTA
Encoded proteins:
- a CDS encoding PD-(D/E)XK nuclease family protein, producing MIVEKIKEKYQPIQFPVNSNRCSSLGHPCLRYLVFERLHWDQKAPLPASVLMKMEMGKLIEKQTIIDLLQAGFEVIHQQVPYFLRDYQISGKIDGKILSNGKVHAIEIKSMESWNLKKFNKAEDFLEADKFYYRGYYHQLNLYLYMMREQGEKIESGIFILRGFDGSWKEIHMSLDEERALEILEKAKKINEHVEKRTYPEPLWKVNTDELSICLICPYKHMCLTEMKGAEKIIFREDNELLMMLKERTELEEYAKRYEELTEKIKEAFAIPKDLQVEMLERKETEKFYVVDKFVIKQKLYWQTEYQVPKEIKQQYAVKAPRCRITIETV